A section of the Pimelobacter simplex genome encodes:
- a CDS encoding type IV secretion system protein — protein MSTVMNTHTIAGTVPMVDLNPLHWLGDQAQETLADGFTSMMMAIWSGAMWLLTTSFGLIDGFTPNVADPDLATLYSVTLWIALVIALVMAFGQIGLAVIRQDGRGFGTLAAGVVQYGVVLSCWITVSAGLIAGASGLTKGILDTLLGVDSFSGYAAGDGFVDTVSGTTQAATLGLCALFILIPAAFGHMVIMLVRSAALLILTATMPIAAAGALSEGTKSWMWKSIRWFLACVLIEPLLALVIGMGTQFAWAGMPDNQTGDGSFIRDITSSANNVGLSVVGAVIMLVACFMPLVLFRLLAFVDPGTASGASFRSTMDANGGVAGLVKGQRAGGSGLTSGSGAASETASDGRTTSENGAEAETANRFQSSGLKKFGGGVGGKVGGLVGGAMEKTGKVAQTGAAMSVDVLGQTGVGNQGYYPTDHTPEQKRHGQHREGQHGQKFRPVNDANGAGVANDIPPEAQAAVEDGAFLV, from the coding sequence ATGAGCACAGTCATGAATACACACACGATCGCGGGCACCGTCCCCATGGTCGATCTCAACCCCTTGCACTGGCTGGGGGACCAGGCCCAGGAAACCCTGGCCGACGGGTTCACCTCGATGATGATGGCGATCTGGTCCGGTGCCATGTGGCTGCTCACGACCTCGTTCGGACTGATCGACGGGTTCACCCCAAACGTCGCCGACCCCGACCTGGCCACGCTGTACTCGGTCACCTTGTGGATCGCCCTGGTGATCGCCCTGGTGATGGCGTTCGGCCAGATCGGGCTCGCGGTCATCCGCCAAGATGGCCGCGGCTTCGGCACGCTGGCTGCCGGGGTGGTCCAGTACGGCGTCGTCCTGTCCTGCTGGATCACCGTGAGCGCAGGCCTCATCGCCGGCGCCTCAGGACTGACCAAAGGCATCTTGGACACCCTGCTCGGCGTCGACAGCTTCTCCGGCTACGCGGCCGGCGACGGGTTCGTCGACACCGTCTCCGGCACAACGCAAGCAGCCACCCTCGGGCTCTGCGCGCTGTTCATCCTGATCCCGGCCGCCTTCGGTCACATGGTGATCATGCTGGTGCGCTCGGCGGCCCTGCTGATCCTGACCGCCACCATGCCGATCGCCGCAGCAGGTGCGCTGTCGGAGGGCACGAAGTCGTGGATGTGGAAGTCCATCCGCTGGTTCCTGGCCTGTGTGCTGATCGAGCCACTCCTGGCCCTGGTGATCGGTATGGGAACCCAGTTCGCCTGGGCCGGCATGCCCGACAACCAGACCGGTGACGGCTCCTTCATCCGGGACATCACCTCGAGCGCGAACAACGTCGGCCTGTCGGTCGTCGGAGCGGTCATCATGCTGGTGGCCTGCTTCATGCCACTGGTGCTGTTCCGGCTGCTCGCCTTCGTCGACCCCGGCACCGCTTCGGGCGCCTCGTTCCGCTCCACGATGGACGCCAACGGCGGCGTCGCCGGACTGGTGAAAGGCCAGCGCGCTGGCGGCAGTGGCCTGACGTCCGGGTCTGGTGCCGCCAGCGAGACCGCGTCGGACGGGCGCACGACCTCGGAGAACGGCGCTGAGGCTGAGACCGCAAACCGCTTCCAGTCCTCGGGGTTGAAGAAGTTCGGCGGCGGTGTCGGCGGCAAGGTCGGCGGCCTCGTCGGCGGTGCGATGGAGAAGACCGGGAAGGTCGCCCAGACCGGCGCCGCGATGAGCGTTGACGTGCTCGGCCAGACCGGCGTCGGCAACCAGGGCTACTACCCCACCGACCACACCCCCGAGCAGAAGCGGCACGGCCAGCACAGGGAGGGGCAGCACGGGCAGAAGTTCCGACCGGTCAACGACGCCAACGGCGCCGGCGTCGCCAACGACATTCCCCCCGAGGCCCAGGCCGCCGTTGAGGACGGAGCGTTCCTCGTATGA
- a CDS encoding SCO6880 family protein, producing the protein MSVYGVSATRDREAWLFGLTGPQFFLVLAAGLPTWMAIAIGQWLALLGTIPAWAAVGLLICLPIRGHSAFEWIGVVFRHLAGQAFGWSRFQSKAAAGDLDLGDDEDDGDAGEADLPGILSGIQIHDGPPMTGQTARPAIIQNHAARTWAATARVVHPGIGMSDDADRFRMGAGLTEMMEAATAGNQIDLIVVQVRTIPDDGTEREEWVRRNARPGEPEVSARVNAQLEAMTSGAAVRREAFVTVVVREEVINKDAKRAGRGVIGRARILYSVLAEVEARLTGSIGCTRVTWLDSSELAVAIRTGFEPGDASALADAAIHHREDPSIAAGVPLGAAGPTTASTALRSYRHGEWESISSTILLPRKGARMGALARVLVPSQPGERRALTVFYRPVSQQAADRATGRAQMSAVMAGTVREKAGKVERAKDRQSVGKLHERDEKLEMGRSLVKVSSAVSITVPAGWNAQDFGRRLDASIRISGFTPLPLDGAHDAAFAVSAIPLGAGLSKKRR; encoded by the coding sequence ATGAGCGTCTACGGGGTATCCGCGACCCGTGACCGGGAGGCCTGGCTCTTCGGGCTCACCGGCCCGCAGTTCTTCCTGGTTCTGGCCGCCGGGTTGCCGACCTGGATGGCGATCGCTATCGGGCAGTGGCTCGCGCTGCTCGGCACGATCCCCGCCTGGGCCGCGGTCGGACTGCTGATCTGCCTGCCGATCCGAGGCCACTCGGCCTTCGAGTGGATCGGCGTCGTGTTCCGGCACCTGGCCGGACAAGCGTTCGGCTGGTCCCGGTTCCAGTCCAAGGCCGCCGCGGGCGACCTCGACCTCGGCGACGATGAGGACGACGGCGACGCTGGCGAGGCGGACCTCCCAGGCATCCTGTCCGGCATCCAGATCCACGACGGTCCGCCGATGACCGGGCAGACCGCACGCCCGGCAATCATCCAGAACCACGCGGCCCGCACCTGGGCGGCCACCGCACGGGTCGTCCACCCCGGCATCGGGATGAGCGACGACGCCGACCGGTTCCGCATGGGCGCTGGGCTGACGGAGATGATGGAGGCCGCCACCGCCGGCAACCAGATCGACCTGATCGTGGTGCAGGTCCGCACCATCCCCGACGACGGCACCGAGCGCGAGGAGTGGGTGCGCCGTAACGCGCGCCCCGGCGAGCCGGAGGTATCGGCGAGGGTGAACGCCCAGTTGGAGGCGATGACCTCCGGCGCGGCGGTGCGCCGGGAGGCGTTCGTGACCGTGGTGGTTCGGGAGGAGGTCATCAACAAGGACGCCAAGCGCGCCGGGCGCGGTGTGATCGGCCGGGCGCGCATCTTGTACTCGGTGCTGGCCGAGGTCGAGGCCCGGCTGACCGGCTCGATCGGCTGCACGCGGGTGACCTGGCTCGACAGCTCCGAGCTCGCCGTGGCGATCCGCACCGGGTTCGAGCCCGGCGATGCGTCCGCGCTCGCGGACGCGGCGATCCACCACCGTGAGGACCCGTCGATCGCGGCCGGGGTGCCGCTGGGCGCAGCCGGTCCGACCACCGCGTCGACCGCGCTGCGGTCCTACCGGCACGGGGAGTGGGAGTCGATCTCCTCCACGATCCTGCTGCCCCGCAAGGGTGCCCGGATGGGTGCGCTGGCGCGCGTGCTGGTTCCCTCCCAGCCAGGCGAGCGGCGCGCCCTGACGGTGTTCTACCGGCCGGTCTCCCAGCAGGCAGCCGACCGGGCCACCGGCCGGGCGCAGATGTCGGCGGTGATGGCTGGCACGGTTCGTGAGAAGGCCGGCAAGGTCGAGCGGGCCAAGGACCGCCAGTCGGTCGGCAAGCTGCACGAGCGAGACGAGAAGCTCGAGATGGGCCGGTCGCTGGTCAAGGTGTCCTCCGCGGTCTCGATCACAGTTCCGGCCGGCTGGAACGCCCAAGACTTCGGCCGCCGCCTCGACGCCTCGATCCGCATCAGCGGCTTCACCCCACTCCCTCTGGACGGGGCCCACGACGCGGCCTTCGCCGTGTCCGCGATCCCGCTGGGGGCAGGCCTGTCGAAGAAGCGCCGCTAA
- a CDS encoding ATP-binding protein, with amino-acid sequence MTSEETPVLWPLICGDGLPPWGAEMGYDVLSGGKFYCDPMGWVLDDTIPVTNPNIFIFGKPGRGKSATVKAFMLRMVRYGYRSLVLGDVKDEYEDLARFLGVDPFRIGPGLAGRINPLDLGPLGMDWEKQTREEQHRRANVIFNRWLFLIRGLVGSQGVRFTPTEERVINKVLRHLTGWSVGASRLKPVTIPQVWAALDSPTNDLVTDCRYSSEQDFYDGTRPLRDALGALCEGSLQGMFDTESTFRPDWRAPIQTLSLRSLHETGNKVAVGIALMCLNSWGQGMRETASPGDRRIVLRDEAWLQTRLSLDAVMALDANLRLSRAEGDIQLVTYHKPSDPLSAGDEGSQAAQIAKDLLNLSDVRILMGQDESVADELGRLMGLSAMQQSVITHWAMQEKGRALWMVGDQRYKVQTLLTPLERRLTYTNDALDTAL; translated from the coding sequence ATGACCTCGGAGGAAACCCCGGTCCTGTGGCCGCTGATCTGCGGGGACGGGCTCCCGCCGTGGGGGGCGGAGATGGGCTACGACGTGCTCTCGGGCGGCAAGTTCTACTGCGACCCGATGGGCTGGGTGCTCGACGACACGATCCCGGTCACCAATCCCAACATCTTCATCTTCGGCAAGCCGGGCCGCGGGAAGTCAGCGACCGTCAAGGCGTTCATGCTCCGGATGGTCCGCTATGGCTACCGGTCCCTGGTGCTCGGTGACGTCAAGGACGAGTACGAGGACCTCGCCCGGTTCCTGGGCGTCGACCCGTTCCGCATCGGGCCCGGCCTGGCGGGCCGGATCAACCCGCTCGACCTCGGCCCGCTCGGCATGGACTGGGAGAAGCAGACCCGCGAAGAGCAGCACCGTCGCGCGAACGTGATCTTCAACCGCTGGCTGTTCCTGATCCGGGGCCTGGTCGGATCCCAGGGCGTGAGATTCACCCCGACCGAGGAGCGGGTCATCAACAAGGTGCTGCGACACCTGACCGGTTGGTCCGTGGGTGCCTCCCGGCTCAAGCCGGTCACCATTCCCCAGGTGTGGGCGGCACTGGACTCGCCCACCAACGATCTGGTCACCGATTGCCGCTACTCCTCCGAGCAGGACTTCTACGACGGAACCCGGCCGCTGCGCGACGCGCTCGGTGCCCTGTGCGAGGGATCGCTGCAGGGGATGTTCGACACCGAGTCGACCTTCCGTCCCGACTGGCGTGCACCGATCCAGACGCTGTCACTGCGGTCGCTGCACGAGACCGGCAACAAGGTCGCCGTCGGGATCGCGCTGATGTGCCTCAACTCCTGGGGCCAGGGCATGCGCGAGACCGCATCGCCGGGCGATCGGCGGATCGTGCTCCGCGACGAGGCGTGGCTCCAGACCCGGCTCTCGCTCGACGCGGTGATGGCGCTGGACGCCAACCTGCGGCTCTCCCGAGCCGAGGGTGACATCCAGCTGGTGACCTACCACAAGCCGTCCGACCCGCTCTCTGCCGGCGACGAGGGCAGCCAGGCCGCGCAGATCGCCAAGGACCTGCTCAACCTCTCCGACGTCCGGATCCTGATGGGCCAAGACGAGTCGGTCGCCGACGAGCTCGGCCGACTGATGGGGCTCTCGGCGATGCAGCAGAGCGTGATCACCCACTGGGCGATGCAAGAGAAGGGCCGCGCCCTGTGGATGGTCGGCGACCAGCGGTACAAAGTGCAGACGCTGCTCACGCCTCTCGAACGGCGGCTCACCTACACCAACGACGCGCTCGACACAGCTCTGTGA
- a CDS encoding endonuclease/exonuclease/phosphatase family protein translates to MKKGILLGLPLVLIAPLMLLLLGTGNASIEAVRAACATGASGSGSGSFGIGTLNWRGASHYTKNPHPGERPYGERVPNMVSKIGASGASIIGFQEFEPPQAQAFLRATNGTWRIVAGQRQGHRSTADAIAYQPGVWTVDEVRHVSIRYGGPMIQVPLVRFTSTVGGSVWVLNAHNPANAVGGTKVMRDAAVRAEATALRQLQASDHDTALFLVGDMNDKARFKRLFLSVAGPGWSSANPTDQQIDWILGGPAVTFSGTVVDRSTNDRAHNYTDHPFVHTTAHLTGPGPDRPEPTGTQPGGTTSTGCPPCPPLGNFGVDLLQNVSAPSDLDAAKVAAMAAYQAGFRGEDLITAVAIARVESTWNPRATNGTHFGLWQISVQHRGTVPGWNTQAAIFDPLLNAKYAFALYSARSGSGEAKFADWTPFQNTDYHRYLDAARRAVAAIERGTTNIADTGCTASPIQVAQELSAALSARVNTMMRTDSGLCSLSWTSGAPCTYKNQCPKIVDAVYGGPGVGRGYGNGEDVAQGIINAGLAQSHGTGLDPLPPVGAVVSYNRGDGIGHVAIYVGGGKIFGNDYGCAANGLYGCVGFADVHTPSGSVTWALPKQAFDLGGMPAAAA, encoded by the coding sequence GTGAAGAAGGGCATCCTGCTCGGCCTGCCGCTGGTGCTGATCGCTCCGCTGATGCTGCTCTTGCTAGGCACGGGGAACGCGAGCATCGAGGCGGTCCGGGCTGCCTGCGCGACGGGGGCTTCGGGCTCCGGGTCGGGGTCGTTCGGTATCGGCACGCTCAACTGGCGGGGCGCATCGCACTACACGAAGAACCCCCATCCCGGGGAGAGGCCCTACGGCGAGCGGGTGCCGAACATGGTGTCCAAGATCGGCGCCTCCGGTGCGTCGATCATCGGGTTCCAGGAGTTCGAGCCACCGCAGGCGCAGGCATTCCTCAGGGCCACCAACGGAACCTGGCGGATCGTGGCCGGCCAGCGTCAGGGGCACCGATCCACCGCGGACGCGATCGCCTATCAACCCGGCGTCTGGACGGTGGATGAGGTCCGCCACGTGTCGATAAGGTACGGCGGCCCGATGATCCAGGTCCCTCTGGTGCGGTTCACCTCGACCGTCGGCGGATCCGTGTGGGTGCTCAACGCCCACAACCCCGCCAACGCGGTAGGCGGCACGAAGGTGATGCGCGATGCCGCGGTCCGCGCCGAAGCGACCGCACTGCGACAGTTGCAGGCCAGCGATCACGACACAGCCCTGTTCCTGGTCGGCGACATGAACGACAAGGCCCGGTTCAAACGCCTGTTCCTGTCGGTGGCCGGTCCGGGCTGGTCGAGCGCCAACCCCACCGACCAGCAGATCGACTGGATCCTGGGCGGCCCTGCCGTCACCTTCTCCGGGACCGTCGTGGACCGGAGCACCAACGACCGCGCGCACAACTACACCGACCACCCGTTCGTCCACACCACCGCTCACCTGACCGGACCAGGGCCCGATCGACCAGAGCCCACCGGCACCCAGCCCGGCGGCACGACGTCGACCGGTTGCCCGCCGTGCCCGCCCCTCGGCAACTTCGGCGTGGACCTGCTCCAGAACGTCTCAGCGCCAAGCGACCTCGACGCCGCCAAAGTCGCGGCCATGGCCGCCTACCAGGCGGGGTTCCGCGGCGAGGACCTCATCACCGCGGTGGCCATCGCCCGCGTGGAGTCGACCTGGAACCCGAGGGCCACCAACGGGACCCACTTCGGACTGTGGCAGATCTCCGTGCAGCACCGGGGCACGGTGCCCGGCTGGAACACGCAGGCCGCCATCTTCGACCCGCTCCTCAACGCCAAGTACGCCTTCGCGCTCTACTCCGCCCGATCCGGATCGGGGGAGGCCAAGTTCGCCGACTGGACCCCGTTCCAGAACACCGACTACCACCGGTACCTCGACGCCGCCCGGCGGGCGGTCGCCGCGATAGAGCGCGGCACCACGAACATCGCGGACACCGGCTGCACCGCCTCGCCGATCCAGGTCGCCCAAGAGCTCTCAGCCGCGCTCTCGGCCCGCGTCAACACCATGATGCGGACCGACAGCGGCTTGTGCAGCCTGTCCTGGACCAGCGGCGCACCCTGCACCTACAAGAACCAGTGCCCCAAGATCGTCGACGCCGTCTACGGCGGCCCCGGCGTCGGCCGCGGCTACGGCAACGGTGAAGACGTCGCCCAAGGCATCATCAACGCCGGACTGGCACAGTCCCACGGCACCGGACTCGACCCGCTCCCGCCCGTGGGCGCCGTGGTCTCCTACAACCGCGGCGACGGCATCGGTCACGTCGCGATCTACGTCGGCGGCGGCAAGATCTTCGGCAACGACTACGGCTGTGCCGCCAACGGCCTCTACGGCTGCGTCGGATTCGCCGACGTCCACACCCCGAGCGGCTCGGTCACCTGGGCACTGCCCAAGCAGGCGTTCGACCTCGGCGGAATGCCGGCCGCGGCCGCGTAA
- a CDS encoding ATP-binding protein, translated as MDVRIGTTADGHAAGFDTSSTRPLVLVGDVGRGKTTTARYLTRWWLANTRRHAHVFAPAPSEWADLRCEPEHPDQLQWPVGHECPAGTCLVVVDDIDLADDHHIYFLPLGRARTILTSNGAHDLADRPLPGDDVVCLGLVQHDYPDPAEAAVLEGQGRLDWPIGTVAVIPDQRGPKDFPCHRWQAPESSWMAVAR; from the coding sequence ATGGACGTACGCATCGGCACCACCGCTGACGGCCATGCCGCCGGTTTCGACACCAGTAGCACCCGACCGCTGGTGCTGGTCGGCGACGTCGGCCGCGGCAAGACCACCACCGCGCGCTACCTCACCCGGTGGTGGCTGGCGAACACCCGGCGCCATGCACACGTGTTCGCCCCAGCCCCCAGCGAGTGGGCAGACCTGCGCTGCGAACCCGAACACCCCGACCAGCTGCAGTGGCCAGTCGGACATGAATGTCCCGCCGGAACCTGTCTGGTGGTAGTCGACGACATCGACCTGGCCGACGACCACCACATCTACTTCCTGCCGCTGGGGCGGGCGCGAACGATCTTGACCTCAAACGGCGCCCACGACCTGGCCGACCGCCCGCTCCCTGGCGACGACGTCGTCTGCCTGGGCCTGGTCCAACACGACTACCCGGACCCGGCCGAAGCCGCGGTCTTGGAGGGACAAGGACGTCTGGACTGGCCGATCGGCACGGTCGCGGTCATCCCCGATCAGCGGGGGCCGAAGGACTTCCCTTGCCACCGCTGGCAGGCGCCCGAGAGTAGCTGGATGGCGGTCGCCCGATGA
- a CDS encoding type IV secretory system conjugative DNA transfer family protein yields MTTALKHVNLHEVGWRLGTAGRTGPELWVPFDRTTCVIGPQGSGKTLDLLVPALLDAPGGALVTLTKPEDLFLTLEARGSRGGGGGRPVAVLDPFNAAPGTPELVWDPIKGCEDAMLAERRAKAFANGTIKGATSQSSDQAARFYAGECAKVLQAYFHAAAIAGIGLEEVLMWVSSPRQYPQAEEILRTHPAAEPLWDGLLRGALNGDERTAGNTITTVQQSMALFFQRSIRERCVPSPTRPPTDLEALIRAGGTIYLLGRDDPYASASPLMTAVTEQILDTAKRLGETSPHGRLCPPFLACLDELPSTAPIPTLSTRMANERALGLSFILAAQTWRQVVVCYGEDEARTIYGLSNNLVVFGGGKDIRFYQELSDLIGSTSHTETRYSSRCHQLFGVMDRSYDQRRVPILEPAELRRIEQRKALVLAEMNDPIIANLHRCIDGKRGKELLAAQQRARLAARGHEPDAPPNLPVATEPTPPTEPVSRSQQRLGMPK; encoded by the coding sequence GTGACAACAGCGCTCAAGCACGTCAACCTCCACGAGGTGGGCTGGCGGCTCGGCACGGCCGGGCGCACGGGCCCCGAGCTGTGGGTGCCCTTCGATCGGACGACCTGCGTGATCGGCCCCCAGGGTTCGGGCAAGACCCTGGACCTGCTGGTGCCCGCATTGCTGGATGCGCCCGGCGGCGCGCTCGTGACTCTGACCAAGCCCGAGGACCTGTTCCTGACCCTGGAAGCCCGCGGGAGTCGCGGTGGAGGGGGCGGCCGCCCGGTCGCGGTCCTCGACCCGTTCAACGCCGCCCCCGGCACCCCGGAGCTGGTGTGGGACCCGATCAAGGGATGTGAGGACGCGATGCTCGCCGAACGGCGGGCGAAAGCGTTCGCGAACGGAACGATCAAGGGCGCCACCTCTCAGTCCTCCGACCAGGCCGCCCGGTTCTACGCCGGCGAGTGCGCGAAGGTCCTCCAGGCCTACTTCCACGCCGCCGCGATCGCCGGCATCGGCCTGGAGGAGGTGCTGATGTGGGTCTCCAGCCCCCGGCAGTACCCGCAGGCCGAGGAGATCCTGCGCACCCACCCGGCCGCAGAGCCGCTATGGGACGGCCTGCTGCGCGGCGCCCTGAACGGCGACGAGCGAACCGCCGGCAACACCATCACCACCGTCCAGCAGTCCATGGCGCTGTTCTTCCAACGCTCGATCCGGGAACGCTGCGTCCCCTCCCCGACCCGGCCTCCCACCGACCTCGAGGCCCTGATCCGGGCAGGCGGCACGATCTACCTGCTGGGCCGCGACGACCCTTACGCCAGCGCGTCGCCGCTGATGACGGCGGTCACCGAACAGATCCTGGACACCGCCAAGCGGCTGGGGGAGACCTCCCCGCACGGGCGACTGTGCCCGCCGTTCCTCGCCTGCCTGGACGAGCTCCCGTCGACCGCGCCGATCCCGACGCTGTCGACCAGGATGGCCAACGAGCGTGCACTGGGACTCTCCTTCATCCTCGCTGCCCAGACATGGCGACAGGTCGTGGTCTGCTACGGCGAGGACGAGGCCCGCACCATCTACGGGCTCTCCAACAACCTGGTGGTCTTCGGCGGCGGAAAAGACATCCGCTTCTACCAGGAGCTCTCCGACCTCATCGGGTCCACCAGCCACACCGAGACTCGATACTCCTCACGCTGCCACCAGCTGTTCGGCGTAATGGACCGGTCCTACGACCAGCGGCGGGTACCGATCCTCGAACCGGCCGAGCTGCGCCGCATCGAGCAGCGCAAGGCCCTGGTCCTGGCGGAGATGAACGACCCGATCATCGCGAACCTGCACCGCTGCATCGACGGCAAGCGCGGCAAGGAACTGCTCGCCGCTCAGCAGCGTGCCCGGCTCGCGGCTCGCGGCCACGAGCCGGACGCGCCGCCCAACCTCCCAGTGGCCACCGAGCCCACGCCGCCGACCGAGCCTGTGTCACGATCCCAGCAGCGGCTCGGGATGCCGAAGTAG
- a CDS encoding DUF4041 domain-containing protein — MEFLKAELSRLGSLDVIDLERHRQGLQSEIDGLRHHADSVKSEIALLRQQVVATQEEQILQEAGIYNYQHPLDSSMAYKDAIDQLRTQIKAATRADGGAVEAANAWTVNGSQTEGRKMVRDFSKLMLRAYNAEADNLVRGMKPYRLDAAKDRLEKVAFAIEKLGKTMSIRVAPHYHRLRIKELELTADYQDKLAHEKELEREERERLREERKAQQEMERERQRLEKEQAHYANALAALEAKGDIEAADRLRAQLADIEKAIADVDYRAANVRAGYVYVISNIGSLGEGMVKVGMTRRLEPMDRVRELGDASVPFTYDVHALFFAEDAVTIESEMHRRLADKRVNRVNLRREFFYATPGEARDLLAELAGDILTFNEVPEALEYRQSQAPGEAV, encoded by the coding sequence TTGGAGTTCCTCAAAGCTGAGTTGTCGCGGCTTGGCTCTCTCGACGTCATAGACCTGGAGCGTCATCGCCAAGGGCTTCAGAGCGAGATCGACGGACTGCGACACCATGCCGATTCGGTGAAGTCAGAGATCGCGCTGCTGCGCCAGCAAGTGGTCGCGACCCAGGAGGAGCAGATCCTTCAGGAAGCCGGCATCTACAACTACCAGCATCCACTCGACAGTTCGATGGCATACAAGGACGCCATCGACCAGCTCCGAACGCAGATCAAGGCAGCCACCCGCGCCGACGGTGGAGCTGTCGAAGCCGCCAACGCCTGGACCGTCAACGGCTCGCAGACGGAGGGCCGAAAGATGGTCCGCGACTTCTCCAAGCTCATGCTCCGCGCCTATAACGCCGAGGCGGACAACCTCGTCCGCGGCATGAAGCCCTACCGGCTCGACGCGGCAAAGGACCGGCTCGAGAAGGTCGCCTTCGCAATCGAGAAGCTCGGCAAGACCATGTCGATCCGGGTGGCGCCCCACTACCACCGCCTGCGGATCAAGGAACTCGAACTCACCGCCGATTACCAGGACAAGCTGGCCCATGAGAAGGAGCTCGAGCGAGAAGAACGCGAACGACTCCGCGAAGAGCGCAAGGCGCAACAAGAGATGGAACGCGAGCGCCAACGCTTGGAGAAGGAACAGGCGCACTACGCGAATGCCCTCGCAGCACTCGAAGCCAAGGGCGACATCGAGGCTGCCGACCGGCTACGGGCTCAGCTGGCCGACATCGAGAAGGCCATCGCGGACGTCGACTACCGCGCTGCGAATGTCCGCGCCGGGTACGTGTACGTGATCTCGAACATCGGCTCCCTGGGCGAAGGCATGGTCAAGGTCGGCATGACCCGCAGGTTGGAGCCGATGGATCGAGTGCGCGAGCTCGGCGATGCGTCGGTGCCGTTCACATACGACGTCCACGCGTTATTCTTCGCCGAGGACGCCGTGACGATCGAGAGCGAGATGCACCGACGACTCGCCGACAAGAGGGTCAACCGCGTGAACCTCAGACGCGAGTTCTTCTACGCCACGCCAGGCGAAGCACGCGACCTTCTAGCCGAGCTCGCCGGCGACATCCTAACCTTCAACGAGGTTCCCGAGGCCCTCGAGTACCGCCAAAGCCAGGCGCCAGGCGAGGCGGTTTGA
- a CDS encoding IS256 family transposase — protein sequence MTAGPSIDPAQFLNEQLSQASPDLMRDLLTTFVNALLSAQADAVCGAGYGERSMERVNSRNGYRHRDLDTRVGTLDVAVPKLRTGSLYPEWLLERRKRAERALTSVVATCYLLGVSTRRMDKLVQTLGITGLSKSQVSVMAKELDEHVEQFRTRRLEEAGPFTFVAADALVLKVREGGRVVPVHVLVATGVNADGHREILGVQVTSSEDGAGWLAFWRDLTARGLAGVKLVTSDAHAGLVAAIGATLPGASWQRCRTHYAANLMSATPKSSWGWVKALLHSIYDQPDADAVHAQFDRVVDALAEKLPKVAEHLEDARADILAFTAFPKEIWRQIWSNNPNERLNREIRRRTDVVGIFPDRASIIRLVGAVLAEQHDEWAEGRRYLGLDVLARAQAVDTCVVEEVTEPELQALTA from the coding sequence ATGACCGCTGGACCCAGTATCGACCCTGCACAGTTCCTGAACGAGCAGCTGTCCCAGGCCAGTCCTGATCTGATGCGGGACCTGCTCACCACGTTCGTCAATGCGCTGCTCTCGGCGCAGGCCGACGCGGTGTGCGGCGCCGGCTACGGCGAACGCAGCATGGAGCGCGTCAACTCCCGCAACGGCTACCGGCACCGCGACCTCGACACCCGCGTCGGCACTCTGGACGTCGCGGTTCCCAAGCTGCGCACCGGTTCGCTGTACCCCGAGTGGCTGCTGGAGCGCCGCAAGCGAGCAGAGCGGGCACTGACCAGTGTGGTCGCGACCTGTTACCTGCTCGGCGTCTCGACGCGGCGGATGGACAAGCTGGTGCAGACCCTCGGCATCACCGGCCTGTCCAAGAGCCAGGTCTCGGTGATGGCCAAGGAACTCGACGAGCACGTCGAGCAGTTCCGCACCCGACGGCTGGAGGAGGCCGGGCCGTTCACCTTCGTGGCCGCCGACGCGTTGGTGCTCAAGGTCCGCGAAGGTGGCCGGGTGGTGCCGGTCCACGTGCTGGTCGCCACCGGCGTCAACGCCGACGGGCACCGCGAGATCCTCGGCGTGCAGGTCACCAGCAGCGAGGACGGCGCCGGGTGGCTGGCCTTCTGGAGGGATCTGACCGCCCGCGGCCTGGCCGGGGTCAAGCTCGTCACCAGCGACGCCCACGCCGGGCTGGTGGCCGCGATCGGCGCCACGTTGCCCGGCGCCTCGTGGCAGCGCTGCCGAACCCACTACGCGGCGAACCTGATGTCGGCGACGCCGAAGTCCTCGTGGGGCTGGGTCAAGGCGCTGCTGCACTCGATCTACGACCAGCCCGACGCCGACGCTGTCCACGCCCAGTTCGACCGGGTCGTCGACGCCCTGGCCGAGAAGCTCCCCAAGGTGGCCGAGCATCTGGAGGACGCTCGTGCCGACATCCTCGCCTTCACCGCGTTCCCGAAGGAGATCTGGCGCCAGATCTGGTCCAACAACCCCAACGAGCGCCTCAACCGCGAGATCCGCAGGCGAACCGACGTGGTCGGGATCTTTCCCGACCGGGCCAGCATCATCCGGCTCGTCGGCGCCGTCCTGGCCGAGCAGCACGACGAGTGGGCCGAAGGCCGCCGCTACCTCGGACTCGACGTCCTCGCCCGCGCCCAGGCCGTCGACACCTGCGTCGTCGAGGAGGTGACCGAACCCGAACTCCAGGCCCTCACAGCCTGA